In Paramormyrops kingsleyae isolate MSU_618 chromosome 18, PKINGS_0.4, whole genome shotgun sequence, the DNA window aatgtagccTACATAGTTTTTCTAATGAATTTCTTTTCTCAGTAAAAACATTTTGCCAAGGATGTTTGTCTGCGTACAGACAGTTAGATCAACCCCTGAATTTATATACAGATGCTGGGTTACGATGGTCCATGTTACGGAATTTCGACTTTACGATGactaaatgtttttcactttcagtacattattcgatcaatttcattaaatattcaacacattattataaaataggctttgtgttaatgattttacccaactgtaataatttacataattacatagttacataatttaataatgtattaaaatgcatttttacctTACAATTTTTTCAACTTACGATAGGTTTATCGGAACGTAACCTTATCGTAACCTGGGCAGAGgctgtatttttaaaagagtaACTAATGTTTTGATTCAAAGCATGGTATTAGGGTAATTTTTACGTCATTTACAGTTAAGGGCCATGACTGTATGCTTTGAAGTGTGGAGCACTGGGACGGATTGCGGTATTCCTTTCAGGAGCGATGGAGGACCTGCAGCAGGCCATTTGCTTAAGCGGGGGGGCCGGCCGAGCCGCCTGCCAGGCTCTGGTGCAGCGGGGGCTGCTGTTCCGTCTGACTGGCCGCAGCGAGGAAGCCAGGCTGGACTTCGAGCGGGCCGCCGCACTGGGAAGCGCATTCGCCCGGCAGCAGGCCATGCTTCTGAATCCGTACGCCGCGCTCTGCAATCGCATGCTGTCAGAGATGATATGCAAGCTGCGCAATCCAGATTGGCCCGAGCCACCGTCGCAGTAGGCATTTCAAATGCCGTCACCTTAAACATCTGGATATTTCCAGTCGCATTGAATGAATAAAGTGCGATTGTATTTTTGCGGTACACTTCAAGTGTAAAAGTCAGTCACGAGTCACCTGAAGCTTTCTTTTATTCGTTTTATTCTGCAAGCTTTCATATAAACTTAATAAAGCATGGCATTCAGAGCAGTCGACAGCTAATGTTTTTACCCTCAGTCCAAACACACAAACAGGGGTCATTTAAACATATcataaacatatttattttgtgAAGAGATGAATGGGTTGAATTGTGACCTCAGTTGTACCAATCAGACTGGTGTTTCTTGcgtacattttattaaattgaaatgaaaatgattgagaaaaacataaaaccattaactgctaaaaaaaaaaaatctagcagTATAGACACACTGTTCTAAGGGGTTTGGAACAGCAGAAAGCCTGAGAAAATACTGTCCGCACCTTGTGTGCCCATGATAGTACTGTCCTCGGTGGGCTGTAATGAGATTACATCATTAACCTCTAATAATTCCACCACTGACCCTGACATCACAAAGTATCCCTTCTGTAATGAGTCACAGAAACTTACCAGAGATAcactgtttttctttatttcaagGCAGGCTTTGGTGCGGCTGGTCACATGGTACGTGAAGTAGTAGTAACCTTTGACCTTGCTAGTGAAAACTCCATTTGTCAGAGTGTTGCCTGCATTAATAGCCTTGTCAAATCTGATTGCCCCATGTTCCTTCCTGGACGGCCTGGATGATGTCTTTTTGTAGGAGAAGGCCGACCTCTCCAGCGATGCGATGCCAGTGGGCATTCCTTTCTCTCCCTTGGCGCCCGGCTGACCCGTTGGGCCCGGCAGGCCAGGTGACCCCGGCAGGCCTGTCCTTCCCGGAGGTCCCATCGGGCCGGGTTCTCCTTTCTGACCTTTCAGAATCCCGCTATTGTCTCCTGCATGTATTCAGCAAAAGCAGACAATGCAAAAACAATGATGGCTTCAGTGCCTATTGTGGCTCAAGACTCGTTTGGGTGAGGAGACCCAaagaatgcaaaataattaataactatAAATAACATTTTCAACATATAATGCCTGACACATAAggctatattatttatatatacaggaaaaaattaagagaccacagtaaaattttcagtttcactcatttctcatttTATGGGTATGCTTCtgtataaataattaataataaacttCAGTCTgactcttccctgcttctcattgacgaagggcttcttccttgctttatgggacttcagtcctggtTATAGGAGCCAGTTATGGATtgccctagcagtgcacttcacacctgcatttAATGATTCCCAATCTTaatgaaggtcacttgaggtcatcttccaatttatgaggcactgccggataagtCGACGATCATCTCTGCTATTAAaaagtcacttctgccctctgctggtttctggtcgttcccagtgtctcctgcttcaccttattcttgtgtactgctgtcttagaaactttgagcctggaagcagccttcCTCAGTATAACCTtcagccagcagaaccaggattaaaccaggattaaaaaattcttaaaaaaatattgagtggtctcaattttttccagagctgtgcGTCACTAATTAATTAACACATATAAAACATAGAACAAAATATACAATacaatgtatattatataataaacataaaatatagaACAAAATTCATATGTATGATAAaatcatatgtgtgtgtgtatatgtatgtatgtatgtatatacatacatacatatacataggcacacatacacaatacaGATGGTACTTAGCAAAAACCTACAGTATTGTTCATCTAATTAGAAAGCGTGAGGCGCCGTTACCATTGTCTCCCTTCTCTCCCTTCAGACCATCTTTCCCATCTGGTCCATGAGGCCCTGGAATACCAGGAACTCCAGGATACCCCCTGTAGGCATCGCAGGTCTCAGCGGCTGTCTGCACCGCCAGCGGTATCAGGACGCCAAGCAGAGCCACCGCCGTCACTGACATCTCTACAGAGGACACACCGGGGGAAAACCTCACAAGCACGCTTTATTTCAGGCGTCTCTACGTCTATGTGTGACTCACCATAGAAATAGACATAcctattatatattattacagTATGTATACGTGTATCTTTAATGGCTACATGTTTATTTTTCGTTGTATTAATACGTTTTAAATAGAAAGGACTTGCATAACGAAAAACAACGCAGAATTAAATCTATTCACGGTTTTATCTTACCAAGTCTTCCACAGGATCTGCTCTTCGGAAGAAATCTAATTTGACATCTGTCCTGGGATCTTAGCTGAAAGAATGAAAATGAGGAACATTACTGTTGCACAATAGAGAAACATAAGAAATTAGTGATTATGAAAAATACAATGATACTGGTCAAGCTTCCCTTTATATCATTTTGCTTTTCACAGCTATTTTCAATTccgttattttatttttccaggaCAGGAAACAAGTgaaatgtacactcacctaaaggattattaggaacaccatactaatacggtgtttgaccccctttcgccttcagaactgccttaattctacgtggcattgattcaacatggtgctgaaagcattctttagaaatgttggcccatattgataggatagcatcttgcagttgatggagatttgtgggatgtacatccagggcacgaagctcctgttccaccacatcccaaagatgctctattgggttgagatctggtgactgtgggggtcattttagtacagtgaactcattgtcatgttcaagaaaccaatttgaaatgattcgaggtttgtgacatggtgcattatcctactggaagtagccatcagaggattgctacatggtggtcataaagggatggacatggtcagaaacaatgctcaggtaggccgtggcatttaaacgatgcccaattggcactaaggggcctaaagtgtgccaagaaaacatcccccacaccattacaccaccaccaccagcctgcacagtggtaacaaggcatgatggatccatgttctcattctgtttacgccaaattctgactctaccatttgaatgtctcaacagaaatcgagactcatcagaccaggcaacatttttccagtcttcaactgtccaattttggtgagctcgtgcaaattgtagcctctttttcctatttgtagtggagatgagtggtacccggtggggtcttctgctgttgtagcccatccgcctcaaggttgtgcgtgttgtggcttcacaaatgctttgctgcatacctcggttgtaacgagtggttatttcagtcaaagttgctcttctatcagcttgaatcagtcggcccattctcctctgacctctagcatcaacaaggcatt includes these proteins:
- the c1qb gene encoding complement C1q subcomponent subunit B, whose protein sequence is MSVTAVALLGVLIPLAVQTAAETCDAYRGYPGVPGIPGPHGPDGKDGLKGEKGDNGDNSGILKGQKGEPGPMGPPGRTGLPGSPGLPGPTGQPGAKGEKGMPTGIASLERSAFSYKKTSSRPSRKEHGAIRFDKAINAGNTLTNGVFTSKVKGYYYFTYHVTSRTKACLEIKKNSVSLVSFCDSLQKGYFVMSGSVVELLEVNDVISLQPTEDSTIMGTQGADSIFSGFLLFQTP